A region of the Sminthopsis crassicaudata isolate SCR6 chromosome 6, ASM4859323v1, whole genome shotgun sequence genome:
GCGGGGGCCGGAGCCGCCGCTGCCCGAGAAGCCGAGCTCCGGGCCGCCCCCGACGCCCCCGGCCAAGCCGGGAGCGGGGCCGTCCAGCCTGGAGGAGAAGCCCCCTTCCTCGGCGCCCACGAGCTCAGTTTCAGCGCCCCTCGATTACCCGGGAGAGAACTTCGCCTTCATCGACGAGTCGTCGGACACGCAGAGCGAGCGGGGAAGCGTGCTCCCCCGCAGCCGCCGGGCCGGCCTCAAGCAGCCCAGGAAACCCGCCCGGCCTCGCCACTCCCGCCACGGCCCGGACAAGAGGGAGCTGGCCTAGGCCGGGCCGGCCTCTCGGGCGCAGCGACCCTCGGGGGCTCCTGCTCCTCTCGCCTCCCTCCGGGTTTTCGTTCAGCCAAAGAGCTCCCATTCTCCGGGAGTGGGGCATCCTAGGAACCGGTGCTCCGGCTCTAGCCCTAAAAGCTTCCTGCCTGTCTTCCCTCCCCAGACCCTCCCGCCCGAGCTTCCCACTCAATAAAGTCTTGCGCCTGCCTGCTTCTGTGTCTCCTACCTGTAGGGGGCCGACGGCGCAGAGGTGTGCGCGCGGCCCCGCGGAGGGGCTCGGATGGGTCCCTGAGGGGGCAAGGGCAGCCCCAGGCTCGGGGGCGGCTTGAATTGGACGGACCATGCAGTGGGTGTGAATTCAGGTTTCTCCTCTAGGGGAGCTCGGGGAGCTCGCGCAACAGTCACTTGGGAGGGAGTGAGTGAGATCTTGGTTTAGGAGACCGGTGTTTCCCAGCCCCTCGCCCCCTGCCCGATGGAGGCAGCTAGTGGCGCGGCGGACGGAGCACTGAGCCAGGATCGGGAAGACTGCTTCCCCAACTCAAATCAAGCCCCGGGCGCTcgctagctgcgtgaccctggccgaggattgtaaactctttgtaaaatgagccgaAGAAGAAGACGGCAACTACTGCAGCCCCTTTGCCAACAAGGGAACCACAGTGAGAGGGAGGGGCTGGCGGCGTGTCGGGTGGCTGGTCCTGGGGTTTAGGATCCTGGCAGCCTTCGGAGCTCCGACTTGGGCCGAGGGGAAGGAGTGCCCTTTAAGTGGTAGGGTCCGAATTCCCAACTCGTGACTTAATCCCAAcgtctcctcccccaccccacttcCCGAGAGCACGACCTCCAGAGATCAGTTGTATAACGGGCTCTGGTCGTTGGGGCAAGAGGATGGAGGGACAAGACGGCTCAGCCCCGGCGAAAGCCGGATCACAGCAGCAAACCTTTGTTCGGAGGATCGAAGCCCGGGAAGGCTCTCTCCAGAACTCGACCGAAGTAAGGCCTCGTTTGGGACCCAGGCTGCCAGGAGCCGCCCTGGACTCTAATCCTCGGTCTCCCATGCCCCCAGCCCGCGCCCATTCCCACCGCTACGGCCCCAGCCTCGGCCTCCTCCGCAATGTCCAAGCTCTGTGCCTTCTCCTTTCTGGCTCTCCTCACTGCCCAGGGGCCACCTCACCCGGGAAGAAGGCTGAACTGTACCCAGGACCCTTTAGAAGGGGGGTGGGCTGGGATGCCCTCCCCCGGACCTAAGCTGGGGCCTTGGGCTTCGGCTCGTTCCTCTCCCTAGCCTCGggcctccttttctccttccctgggCAGGAGTCCGAAGATTCCCCGTGGGAGGAAAGCCCTCCCGATTCCCGAAAGGAAACGCGGAAGCATCGATTCTCGTTAGTCCAGCGTATCAGCAAGTCGAGTAGGGAACGGGACAGCAGCGTAGAATCCGGCTCCAGCAGGGTTGCACCCCATAACGAGGGCCCGTTAGAGTTTGCCCGCGGGCCGAGCAAAACCTTGCGCGAGGAGGGCACCCGCCACGAGCTGCCGTCCGGCTCCACCTCTCCGAGCGTCGGAGACCCAGCAGATAACAGTGGTGAGTGGGGGCGGGGGATGCGCCCTGGCTGAGCGCTAATGCGGGCGCAGGCGGGAGTCCCCGGAGCGCGCGCGGGGATGTAGGGGAGGGCCCTCTCCCCTTCAGCACCTCTCCCAAGTCCCTGAAGGGGAAGAGCCGGCACTTCTGGACTAGGAGGAAAGATGTGATCTCCTCGGTGGCCATCCTCGGCCCTTCAGTACCTCAGGAAGGCTCCAAGTGACGGCCCTAATAACCCTCCTCTCTTCCCAGAGTTGGAATTCGAGAATTTGTTGGAATCGCGCGAAGCTATGCACCGCGCCTACTGGGCTGAGCTGCAGAACCGAGTGCGTGCGTGCGGCGAGATGGGGGGCGGGGCGGGAGGGCTGGTTGGCGAGTCTCTCCCCTCGGGCGGGCTTCTGGGAAGCTTCTGCctgccccctctctccccccccccccccccccccccgcgtcCTAGCAGCcgcttctttttttcccatcccCAGCTGCCTCTGCCTCTGGCTCACCTCATGGAGGATGAGGCGCTGCAAATCCTAACCAAGAGCCTCCAAAGTGAGCGCCCCGGGGAACCTCTACTTGGAGATCAGGCCCATGACTCATTAAGCAGGGAGGGGGGTCCCTGGAAGTGGGGTTCGGGGGAGGGGAGGTCACCTAGAGGGGGACCTTGTCTCTCTCCAAAGTCCATTCCTACATTTCCGACACGCCGTCAAGGTAAGAATTACGATCATTCTCCCGGTGAAGGGCGGAGACTCCTGGCCCCCAGATCCGATCGATTCAGAGAGGACACTGAGGTTCAGATAACTGGCTCCCTGGGCGAGAAAGCCGCTGGGGGGCGAGCAGGTGCCCAACTGCGCGCCCTAAATCCCCCTTTCTGATCTCCGCCCAGGTTACCGCAAGGGGATCGGGAAGGACCACAAGCTGACCCAGCAGCTGCAGCGGCACGTGGACAAGCTGCTCAGGAACCAGAAGTATCGCCAGTTCACCTGAGCACAGGGcgttcctcccaccccctccccgggAAGCCCGCCCCGCCGGGGCTGGCCACGCCCATCCGGACTCCGCCCCCAGATAAATAAAGGCGCTCCGCGCTCTGCTCTGCCAGCCTGGGTGTCTGCGCCTGCGTGGGACGCGTGCGAGCCCGGAAAAGAGGGGGTGGAGGTGGTCGGCCACGGTGCCACGTGACAACGAGTCCCGCCCCGCGACCTTCAACGGTCACCGCAGTGACCTTGGGCGCCTTGCGCCCTCCTGCGGGCTCCGCCCCCTTCCGTACGCAGCCCTGCGACCTTGAGTGACTTTCTCCTCTGCCCGCCTTCGTGCCATATAAGGCGCCGGTCCCACCCCTAAGAGGCTCGTCCGCAGTCTTATTTGCATATGCGGGAGGCCGTGCAGCGGCCCGCTCTCGCTCTTTGGATCCGCCCAAACGAAGTCATGCGAAGGCCCCACCCCCCGTATCCCGCCTATTTAATGTGGGTCCTAACTCTAGACTTAAACATCTCCGGTTTCATCTCAGCCACGCGTGGCTTGGAGTTGGTAGGGGGCGAAGGGATTTCTGCCGGTCCGGCGAGTGCGTGCTCACTCCGGTAACAGATTTTCAGGAAGACTCTTCCACGTCCGCCCGGGGCTTTGCCCAGGTGCCTCTAGGTTCCACCTCCTGGGTTCTTTTGCATACGCTTCAGGGTCGCTCCGCCCCTTCCCTTCCTCGGCCCCGCCCAACTCCGCTTTGCAGAAGCCCCGCCCCCTCGACTCCCCACCTCGTGCTTCGAGTTCTGCTTTGCATACGCGCCGGGctggccccgcccccgcccctgcTTTGCATACGCGCCGGGCTGGCCCCGCCCCCGCTGTCAGCTGGAGGAAGCCGAGTAGGAAGCGGCCGCGATGTCCTTTTGTGTCCTACAAGCCGCCGGCGGCGCCGAGTGAGCAACGGGCCGGGCCGGGCTGGGCCGGGACGCGGCGGAGGAGGAGGCGGGGCCCGGGCCGGGCGGCTTCCGTCCAGCACCGCGCAGCCCCGGCGCCGCGGGGCCCCCATGCCGGGCCGGCCGCTGCTGCTgttgccgccgccgccgccgccgccgctgctgctgccgccgccgctgctgcggAGCCCCAGGTCCGGAGCCGGGCCGGGCGGGCAGGGCCGGGCTTCGGGACTGCGGCCATGTGCGGTCGCCTAGGCTCCCGCCGTCGCTGGGCGTCCGGGCCGAGGCCGCGCCGCCCCGGGAGACACGTGGGGGCCGCGGGGCCGCGTGGGCGGGGGCTCCTCTCCCCGGGGCGGTGCGGGTTTTCTGGGTCAGGGGTCACGGCTGGCGGGCGGGAGGGGGGGCGCAAGTTTGTGAACCATCCCCCCAGCTGCCGGGAGGTGGCCCGGGCGGGGAGGGGTAGGGGTGTTATAGGAGCTGGAGCGaggccccgcccctcccccctcgttgccctccctctccccccgCCGGCGCACTAGCCAGGTGAGCGGGCGGGCAGGTGAGTGCGCAGGCCCTGGGGAGACGGGAGGGAAGTTCATGCCCCCTGGGTGGGGGCGGGGAGTAGGCCCCCCCCACACCCTATGGAGGAAGTGAAGGGCGTGTTGTGGGAGGCCAGGTGTGGGCCTTGTCCAGGGAGGACCCCGGGCCGGGAAGCCCGTGGGGTGCTGAAGGTCGCCGGCTTCTAAGTTTAACCTGGCGCTGAGTGTGACTCACGTTGGGGGCCACGGGGCCCCTTCCTTACTTTGGGGGGCTCAGGCGGGGGAGGGGGCAGTTAGTGAGTTTCTTGAGACTTTTCCCTTGCTGCCCCCTGCTCCCAGCCTGTTTCCGTCTCTTTCTGGGAATGAAATTCCTCTGGACTCTGCTCCCtgtctccttcccccccacctccccaggTGCTGGCTCCGTGCCCGGCTGTTGGGCAACCAGCACGGATGCCTCCCCGGACATCCCAGAGGCTTGGACCCTGGGCTGGGGGCGAGAGACGGCCCGATGGAAAGCGCAGGGTTTGGGGGAAGCTCTCCTTCACGTTTGTAACTCGGCCTCCCCAGCGCCCGGCCAGCTCAGGGAGCTGCTCTTTCCGTGGTCCCCTTCCTCATCCCGGCCGCCCTGACCCTCATCCacttctgccttccttccttctccccaggtGATTGGCAGCACCATGTCTGGCCGCGATCGGGGCACGGAACCGCTCTACATCAAGGCAGAGCCTGCCAGCCCAGACAGTCCCCGGGGCTCCTCCGAGGCTGAGCCCGAGCCCCCACCTGCCCGGCCTCCTGGCCCCGCCCCCGCTCGGCGCCGGCTCCCCCCGGGCCgggaggaggatgaggaagggGAGAGCACAGGGCTGGGCGAGAGGGGTGGCGGGGGCAGTGGGGGCAAGCTGGTGCTGAGCTCGCTGCCCAAGCGCCTCTGCCTGGTGTGTGGGGACGTGGCTTCTGGCTACCACTACGGCGTGGCCTCCTGCGAGGCGTGCAAGGCCTTCTTCAAGCGGACCATCCAAGGTGAGCCCGCACAGGCCTCCCCCTCCCGGCTTCCTGTGGGGGGGAGTCAGGGTGCAAAAGTCCCTGCCCTGCTGCTCACTGTGACCTTGGCCTTGACCTTCGGACCTCGATTTCTTCAGATCTGACAGTCCTGGTTCTAATTATATCATTCTCTGACAAAATGGGTCACCCACAGATGAAGCTTCTGGAGAGCCCCTGCTGGGCGGGATGGGAACCTGGAAGGGTCCTGGGCTCAGGAAACAGGCCCGAGGTCCTACGGCTCCTGAAAGTCCAGCGGAACTGGAGCTCGGGTCCTTTGGACTCCCGTCATCTTAACTGTGGCCGTCCCTCCCTCTGCGTGACTCCGAGCCCTGGGGAAGCTGGGCTCGTGGGGGGCTCTTGCGACATCTGAACCCCATCTCTTGTTCTGCCAGGGAGCATCGAGTACAGCTGCCCGGCGTCCAATGAGTGTGAGATCACTAAGCGGCGGCGGAAGGCCTGCCAAGCCTGCCGCTTCACCAAGTGCCTGCGGGTGGGCATGCTCAAGGAGGGTGAGTGAGGGGAGGGGACCCTGGTGGCCTCTGGGAGGAGGCCGACTTGTGCTGAACGTCCTTCGCCCCGCCTCTCTCATGCAGGGGTCCGTCTGGACCGGGTCCGGGGAGGACGGCAGAAGTACAAGCGGCGGCCAGAGGTGGAGCCCCTGCCCTTTCCAGGACCCTTCCCCTCTGCTCCTCTGGCACCTGCAGGGGGGACTCGCAAGACAGGTGAGGAGCTATTTGCCCCAGGACAAGGAGGCGAGCCTGGTGCCAGTGTGGAAGGCCCGGCTCCCTGACAGCTCTCTGTCCCTGCAGCCCCTGTCAATGCCCTGGTGTCGCACCTACTGGTTGCAGAGCCGGAGAAACTTTACGCAATGCCTGACCCGGCGGGCCCCGACGGACACCTGCCAGCTGTAGCCACATTGTGTGACCTTTTTGACCGAGAGATTGTGGTCACAATCAGCTGGGCCAAGAGCATCCCAGGTGAGGGAGCCTCCTCCCCCCAGCCTCCCCGGACCTCCTGtgctcccccctccttccccccctccccatgcAGTCTCCTGACTCTTTCCTCGCCCTGGCTGCAGGCTTCTCCGCCTTGTCCCTGTCGGACCAGATGTCAGTGTTGCAGAGCGTGTGGATGGAGGTGCTGGTGTTGGGAGTGGCCCAGCGCTCCCTGCCCCTCCGGGATGAGCTGGCTTTTGCAGAGGACTTGGTCCTGGATGAGGAGGGGGCCCGGGCGGCAGGCCTGGGGGAGCTGGGGGCTGCGCTCCTGCAGCTGGTTCGGCGGCTCCAGGCCCTTCGGCTGGAACGGGAGGAATATGTGTTGCTCAAGGCCTTGGCCCTGGCCAACTCTGGTGAGACATGTGTGGGGCAGGGGCGAGGGGGGGGTGGCTGGGGGCGAGCTGCCGAAGTCTCCCATGGTCCTCACTGGGCCTCAGAGGTGAGCAGGCCGGGGCTCCCCCAGGAGAGGGGCCAGGAGCGCCCCACCCTGCTTTCTCCTGCCCAGCTTGCTTGCAGAGGTCCGAGCTGGGAGGACCGGAGGCATCCCCTCAGCCAGCCCTGATCTTGCAGCTGAGAATCCCTTCCTGAGCCCTGGACCAATCCCAGGATGGCTCCCCCCAGATGAGCAAGGGTGCTTCTGGGTGGGCTGCCCAACCCTGAGCTAGGTCCTTCCCTCTGCAGACTCGGTGCACATCGAGGACGCGGAGGCCGTGGAGCAGCTGCGGGAAGCCTTGCACGAAGCCCTGCTGGAGTACGAAGCTGGGCGGGCCGGCGGGGGCGCTGAGCGGCGCCGGGCCGGGCGGCTGCTGCTCACCCTCCCCCTCCTTCGCCAGACGGCGGGCAAAGTCTTGGCCCATTTCTATGGGGTGAAGCTGGAGGGGAAGGTCCCCATGCACAAGCTTTTCCTGGAGATGCTGGAGGCCATGATGGACTGATGGGGGATGGacatgtgtgtgtgggggtgctGGCAGGACCGGctagggggggagggagggggttgAGCCCCAGAAGAAGCCCAGGGGAGGGCATGGGCAGTGCCCACAGCCTGCTGGCAGTGCCAGGGCAGTGCCAACAGCCCATGGGAACCAGGCCCGTGCCCCCCCTGCTCTGTTCCATAGGCACCTAGAGGATCGAGGCTAGTCAGTGCAGCTCCAACCGCTAGGGGGAAGCACTGCCCCTTGCAAGCCATAATCTACCCCCAGGGTTGGGGGGGCCTTGTGGAAGCCATAAAGGGGGGCTGCTGGGGAAGGGTTAAGAGATCTCAGGGAGGGAAGGGTTGAGGGGCCCAGCTTCCCCTTTGGTTAGTGCTTTTTGCTGCTGCTTGGCCCATCCCCAGGGGCCTGGCTCCCCCCTCTAGCAGAGCCGGGGGCTGGAGAGCAAGGACCCCTGAAACTCTTCCCTCCTTGCCATTTATACTGGGCATTATTACTGCCCCCGAACTCCAatccttttccccctttaaagCAATAAATCAGAGCTGGCTCCTCCTCCCCGCCCCGCCCCTGGAGCTGGGGCCCAGGGATGATCCCAGACcccggggaggggaggggggccgCAGCATCTACTCTACCCCTGCATAGCAATAacactatatttatttttagggTTTGGACTGAGGGAGGAGCAGGGGCCATTGAGTGGGGAACAGAGCTGTACAGAGACtctattttaatgtatatttgcTGCAAAGAAAACACGTGTTCAGTTTTGAAcctttaatgaggaaaaaaaaatataacagcAATCATCCCATCCCCCAGGGCTCTGTGTGGTCTGGGATCCAaaggagagggggtggggtgCGGCCTAGGACGCAGCCTCTTCGTCACTCAGCAGCATGTTGGGGATCCCTCGGCTGATGGGGAACAGGCGGCCGGACTCCGGACACTGCAGGGTGCCTTCCACCACCTCCACCTGCTCAGATCAGAGGGAGACGTGAGCAGGGCCCGGGCCGGGCCGACCCCCCCAGACCCTGGGAGGAAGCCTCACCTCCAGAAGGACGTGGTGCACCTTCCGCAGGAACTCCTCGTCCTTCTCGTAGCCCTCCGCCAGCTCCCGGGGCAGCTCCGACAAGTGGCCCAGCTGCGGGAGGCAACCGAGGCAGTAAACCGGGTGCcgccctttccccacccccccgGGCCCTCCCCCTAAGTGGCTCCAGGAGAATGGAACTAAGGGTATTGGGCGCCCACAATTCGCCAGGGCCCGTGCGGGCCTCCAGCGTGACACATCCTCCGTCCCCGCGGGTGGGGCCTCAGGGCCCCTCCCCTTTCCTATTCTGCTCGAAGCTTCCTCCCCGAGTAGCACTTAAGGGGTCTGGGCGGAGTCATCAGAACTCAAACCCATGTCCTCCAGAGACCGAATGCGGCGTTCTGCCCACAGAGCCCCCCAAAGGCATCCCCAATAAGTGCTTGTGACTGACGACACTTCGTTCAAGGGCTGTTAGCGTGAGCTTCGCAACCACAGGGGAGTCGGGGCGGCCTTTACGGAGGACACTGAGGTCTACTGGGGTGGAGGTGGGAGATGCGGGGGCAGGGGGCGTGCGTGGGCGCTCACGCTCTCGGCCGCTTCCACCAGCGCTGTCCACTCCATCTTGGGGATCATACGCGTCACGAAGTCCGGGTTGAAGTCCACGGGGCTCACGCGCACCTCGgtggcctgggggaggggggacacGCAGGGATTGTCACGTGGGCCGCCGGCCGGGCACGGCCCCTTCCCCCCGTCCCACTCCACCTCGAGTACCTGGATACGCAGTGGGAAGCCCCGGGGCCCCACCCCACGCACGTGGGAGCTCAGCAAGTTGTGGGTCAGCAGCTTCATCGCCGCCTGCGCGCGCACCCGCACCGGAACCGGAACCGGCAACCTCCGTACGCCACTTCCTTCTTCCAGTTAGCTTCCCCCTGCCACTCGAGAATTATCCTTCTCCCGCCCCACCATCCACTTCCGTAAGGGGCGGGGCATCCTCCTCCTCCAACAGGATGTTGCAGGAGCTGCTGCTTTTAGTTCCGGAAACTTCTCATTTTCCAGTCTCTAGATGTAAATAATACAGCTAAAACCAGGTGCGCATGTGCACTCGCATTCGCGCGGGAGCCGGGGGCTAAGCTTTTTGATACTGCAAGAGGGCGGTACCAAAGCACGTAGTCTGGCCAATGTGCGCATGCGTTCTCATACCTTGCGCTGCGTCCGGGATCCTGCAGGTACATTTCTGCGCAAGCACGTCGCGCACAAGCATTTGCCCCTAGATGGCGGAGTGGCGAGTGTGCCGGAGAACCGAACAGGAAGATGTTTTGAATTCGAATCGTCCCTGACACTTTCTGTAAACCTTTTCAGCCGAttactcagcctcagtttcctcatctttaaaattgggTTGAAAGTGGTTCCTggctcccaggattgttgtgaggaccaaatgggataataatagcgcTTAGGTAGTAGCAGCCTTGCAGAGAAAGGTGCCATTATTAAaagggccgctaggtggcgcagtcaagaagacccgagttctAAAGCAGCCTCGGACTCTTCTAGTTTGGTAACCAAGGAGCAAGTCCCTTCACCCGGTCtgctcggtttcctcatctgtaaaatgaacggagaagaaaatggcccaCCACCCCAATCTTTTTATCCAGACAACTCCAGAGGGCCACACGAGTGGATTCGGCCATCAAAGTGATTCCTTAAAGGCCAGCTCTGACCGGGGGCTCGCCTCCGTCTCCGGGAGCAGATGGGAAACCTGTTTGGTCAAACCtgctcctcttccctttctcatcCGTCGCTGGCCTGGAGGAagaccctccctccctccccttctgccCAATCAGGGAATTTTCTGCCGCCCTACAATCCCGGCCCGCTCTTCGTTATCTCCGGTTCTTCCCGTGCACCTTTTGTTCCCTGTCTCCCCCTCAGACGCTGGGCTTCTTTCTGGGGGGTAGGGGCGACTCTGGGGGCACTTCGTATGGTGCCCAAAGCTGTGGGGGAGTGGCCTGCCCAAAGACGTGATGGACGGGATGGTCTGGGGACTGGCAAGGGGGGCGGGTCTAGGGCCTGGAGGGTTTTTGGACACCAAgtagaggagtttgtatttgctcctggacATCACCGGGAACTCTGGTTTGTTAAGAGACAGCGTGGGCGTGAGTCACCTTCCGACCTGAGCGCAGCAACACCGATTTGGCGGGACTGGCGTGGGGCAGGTGCCAGCTGCCGGCTACTTCCGGGGACGGGCAAGCGGAGGCACCGGACAGGAAGCTTGTGAGAGGGG
Encoded here:
- the CATSPERZ gene encoding cation channel sperm-associated auxiliary subunit zeta, with product MEGQDGSAPAKAGSQQQTFVRRIEAREGSLQNSTEESEDSPWEESPPDSRKETRKHRFSLVQRISKSSRERDSSVESGSSRVAPHNEGPLEFARGPSKTLREEGTRHELPSGSTSPSVGDPADNSELEFENLLESREAMHRAYWAELQNRLPLPLAHLMEDEALQILTKSLQSYRKGIGKDHKLTQQLQRHVDKLLRNQKYRQFT
- the ESRRA gene encoding steroid hormone receptor ERR1 — its product is MSGRDRGTEPLYIKAEPASPDSPRGSSEAEPEPPPARPPGPAPARRRLPPGREEDEEGESTGLGERGGGGSGGKLVLSSLPKRLCLVCGDVASGYHYGVASCEACKAFFKRTIQGSIEYSCPASNECEITKRRRKACQACRFTKCLRVGMLKEGVRLDRVRGGRQKYKRRPEVEPLPFPGPFPSAPLAPAGGTRKTAPVNALVSHLLVAEPEKLYAMPDPAGPDGHLPAVATLCDLFDREIVVTISWAKSIPGFSALSLSDQMSVLQSVWMEVLVLGVAQRSLPLRDELAFAEDLVLDEEGARAAGLGELGAALLQLVRRLQALRLEREEYVLLKALALANSDSVHIEDAEAVEQLREALHEALLEYEAGRAGGGAERRRAGRLLLTLPLLRQTAGKVLAHFYGVKLEGKVPMHKLFLEMLEAMMD
- the TRMT112 gene encoding multifunctional methyltransferase subunit TRM112-like protein, with amino-acid sequence MKLLTHNLLSSHVRGVGPRGFPLRIQATEVRVSPVDFNPDFVTRMIPKMEWTALVEAAESLGHLSELPRELAEGYEKDEEFLRKVHHVLLEVEVVEGTLQCPESGRLFPISRGIPNMLLSDEEAAS